From Danio rerio strain Tuebingen ecotype United States chromosome 7, GRCz12tu, whole genome shotgun sequence, the proteins below share one genomic window:
- the si:dkey-187j14.4 gene encoding uncharacterized protein si:dkey-187j14.4, whose translation MNSRKPKLPPRRPTLIWQGSPKRFRLDTERVVLDDNGKVRKWTYGTKDASKQNKIILLVGETGAGKTTLINTMVNYLMGVKFEDEIWNEITEEEGGNQTESQTSEITMYEVFHVKSSISLTIIDTPGYGDTRGLEKDLEVAENLSALFQSSDGVREVDAVCFVIQASKNRLSDRQHYIISSILSLFGKDIVNNIVFLITHSDGLPPKNVLGAIYKAKIPCRRDKEGQPVHFLFNNRQAEARHNEKRYIRAQKDAWEDSMNGMKNLLESLEEKNRRSLELTSDVLLERIQLEASICNLQLRIQEKELKKAEKIQIQEAMTKNKEKIEQCKNFNINVRKTVKTKVLIDNASWKNRKATTCTVCEENCHEFDCWWVSGPKKCEVMRNGYCTVCTGKCHYTKHVKENKKYVFRTSSIMIEFDMIKKEYEKAQKQTKTYLSLMQDLDNELKEIDDQKAMFLFNAYKTIKHLSQIALKPDSAFTLQHLDFFIPRVREAGKEDWVRDLEEMRRIAVAEEANKDALSYLKAGMAKLFLAGK comes from the coding sequence AAAGCCAAAACTTCCACCCCGCAGACCAACATTGATTTGGCAAGGATCTCCAAAGCGATTCCGTCTAGACACAGAGAGAGTAGTGCTTGATGATAACGGGAAAGTTCGAAAATGGACTTACGGTACAAAAGACgccagtaaacaaaacaaaatcattcTGCTGGTGGGAGAGACCGGTGCTGGTAAAACGACTCTCATCAACACCATGGTCAACTACCTAATGGGAGTGAAGTTTGAGGATGAAATATGGAATGAAATCACAGAAGAAGAAGGTGGAAATCAAACAGAATCCCAAACCTCTGAAATCACCATGTATGAGGTGTTTCATGTGAAGAGCTCCATTTCTCTCACCATCATTGATACTCCAGGTTACGGAGACACTAGAGGACTGGAGAAAGATCTGGAAGTTGCAGAGAATTTATCTGCTCTGTTTCAGAGCAGTGATGGAGTTCGAGAAGTCGAtgctgtgtgttttgtgattcaaGCATCAAAGAATCGTCTCTCAGACAGACAACACTACATTATCAGCTCAATTCTGTCTCTGTTTGGGAAAGACATTGTGAACAACATTGTGTTTTTAATCACACACTCTGATGGTCTTCCTCCTAAAAATGTCCTCGGTGCCATTTATAAAGCTAAAATCCCCTGCAGACGAGACAAAGAAGGCCAACCTGTTCATTTCCTGTTCAACAATCGTCAGGCTGAAGCTCGTCACAATGAGAAACGCTACATTCGTGCTCAAAAAGATGCCTGGGAGGACAGTATGAATGGTATGAAGAACCTACTCGAATCTCTAGAAGAAAAGAACAGAAGAAGTTTAGAGTTGACTTCAGATGTGTTGCTAGAGCGCATTCAGCTAGAAGCATCTATTTGCAACTTGCAGCTGAGAATCCAGGAGAAAGAGCTGAAAAAGGCAGAGAAAATTCAGATTCAAGAAGCAATGACAAAAAACAAGGAAAAGATTGAACAGTGTAAAAACTTCAACATTAATGTAAGAAAGACGGTCAAAACAAAGGTGCTCATTGACAATGCTTCATGGAAAAACAGAAAGGCGACGACCTGCACGGTCTGTGAGGAGAACTGCCATGAGTTTGACTGCTGGTGGGTTTCTGGTCCCAAGAAATGTGAAGTCATGAGAAATGGATACTGCACTGTGTGCACAGGGAAGTGCCACTACACTAAACACGTCAAGGAGAACAAGAAATACGTCTTCAGAACCTCAAGCATCATGATCGAGTTTGATATGATAAAAAAAGAATATGAAAAAGCCCAAAAACAAACCAAGACATATTTGAGTTTAATGCAAGATCTGGACAACGAGTTGAAGGAGATTGACGACCAAAAGGCAATGTTTCTCTTCAATGCCTACAAAACCATCAAGCATCTGTCTCAGATCGCTCTAAAACCAGACTCCGCCTTCACTCTCCAGCATCTGGACTTCTTCATCCCCAGAGTGAGAGAGGCTGGGAAAGAAGACTGGGTTCGAGATCTGGAGGAGATGCG